A genomic stretch from Desulfolutivibrio sulfodismutans DSM 3696 includes:
- a CDS encoding cysteine hydrolase family protein: MKKETLLFIDIQNDYFPGGAFELDGAEAAGRNARLLLDRFREAGRPVVHIRHESLQPGSTFFLPGTPGADIHPLVAPLPGEPVILKHFPNSFRETGLQMELDRLGTRRLAVAGMMTLMCVDATVRAAFDLGYELDVVHDACAARALRFGDMDIPAQGVHGAFLAALGLVYARILSTREFLGQDVPRA; encoded by the coding sequence ATGAAGAAAGAAACGCTTCTGTTTATCGATATCCAAAACGACTATTTTCCCGGCGGGGCCTTCGAGCTGGACGGCGCCGAGGCTGCCGGGCGCAATGCCCGCCTGCTCCTGGACCGTTTTCGTGAGGCGGGGCGGCCGGTGGTCCACATCCGGCACGAGTCCCTGCAGCCGGGATCGACGTTTTTTCTGCCCGGCACACCTGGCGCGGATATCCACCCCCTGGTCGCGCCGCTGCCCGGCGAACCTGTGATCCTGAAACACTTTCCGAATTCCTTCCGGGAGACCGGGCTTCAGATGGAGCTGGACCGGCTGGGGACGCGGCGTCTGGCCGTGGCCGGGATGATGACGCTGATGTGCGTGGACGCTACAGTCCGGGCAGCCTTCGACCTGGGCTATGAACTGGACGTCGTCCATGACGCCTGCGCGGCCCGGGCCCTGCGTTTCGGGGATATGGACATCCCGGCCCAGGGTGTGCACGGAGCGTTTCTGGCCGCCCTGGGGCTGGTCTACGCCCGGATCCTGTCCACCCGGGAGTTCCTGGGCCAGGATGTCCCCCGGGCCTGA
- a CDS encoding VOC family protein: MSDAYTTHGAFSWNELMTTDPAKAKAFYAALLGWTLEEAPMGHTHYTLIKVGETPVGGIMGIPPGAPEGMPPNWGAYVTVDDVDAAAQKAAELGGHVCVPPTDIAGVGRFCVIADPQGAVVSLITYSKK; encoded by the coding sequence ATGTCCGACGCCTACACGACCCACGGCGCCTTCAGTTGGAACGAGCTGATGACCACCGATCCCGCGAAAGCCAAGGCCTTCTACGCCGCCCTCCTGGGCTGGACCCTGGAAGAAGCGCCCATGGGGCACACGCACTATACCCTTATCAAGGTGGGGGAGACGCCCGTGGGCGGCATCATGGGCATCCCCCCCGGCGCTCCGGAGGGCATGCCCCCCAACTGGGGCGCCTACGTGACCGTGGACGACGTGGACGCCGCAGCCCAAAAGGCCGCCGAACTCGGCGGGCACGTCTGCGTCCCGCCCACGGACATCGCGGGCGTGGGCCGCTTCTGCGTCATCGCCGACCCCCAGGGCGCGGTGGTGTCGCTTATCACCTACTCCAAAAAATGA
- a CDS encoding cytochrome c3 family protein, whose product MYLALLGMALSLALAPMAFSENAGFSKFVEAKSTICFPLELTFKRPSGVVATKLPAVTFSHGQHATLACADCHHMWDGKGPVESCNSDGCHDVMDSRQDTMSYFKAYHSKDAAYSCLGCHMKMNQERKEHGKEVLKLSPCSNNICHVAQK is encoded by the coding sequence ATGTACCTGGCACTACTCGGCATGGCCCTTTCCCTGGCCCTCGCGCCGATGGCGTTTTCGGAAAACGCCGGATTCAGCAAATTCGTCGAGGCCAAATCCACCATCTGTTTTCCGCTCGAACTCACCTTCAAGCGGCCCTCGGGCGTCGTCGCCACCAAACTGCCCGCCGTCACCTTCTCCCACGGCCAGCACGCCACCCTGGCCTGCGCCGACTGTCATCACATGTGGGACGGCAAGGGTCCGGTGGAATCCTGCAACTCCGACGGCTGTCATGACGTGATGGATTCGCGTCAGGACACCATGTCCTATTTCAAGGCCTACCACAGCAAGGACGCCGCCTACAGCTGCCTGGGCTGCCACATGAAGATGAACCAGGAGCGCAAAGAACACGGCAAGGAAGTCCTGAAGCTGTCCCCGTGCTCCAACAACATCTGCCACGTGGCCCAGAAGTAG
- a CDS encoding CBS domain-containing protein, whose translation MLTVRDIMTDRLVALTAADTLLAARQVMDMARIRHVPIMDKDGLFVGLVTHRDMLSATVSRLADIDDATQDEIYAGIPIAEIMRADVKHTAPDAPLRDAAHLLLTHKYGCLPVLDGKKLVGILTESDFIRLSIVLMDALDNVEADPPLE comes from the coding sequence ATGCTCACCGTCCGGGACATCATGACCGACAGGCTCGTGGCCCTGACCGCCGCCGACACCCTGCTTGCAGCACGCCAGGTCATGGATATGGCCCGCATCCGCCATGTCCCCATCATGGACAAGGATGGTCTGTTCGTGGGGCTTGTGACCCACCGGGACATGCTGTCGGCGACCGTGTCCAGGCTTGCCGACATCGACGACGCCACCCAGGACGAAATCTATGCAGGCATTCCCATCGCGGAAATCATGCGCGCCGACGTCAAACACACCGCCCCGGACGCCCCCCTGCGCGACGCCGCCCATCTGCTTTTGACCCACAAATACGGCTGCCTGCCCGTACTCGACGGCAAAAAGCTGGTGGGCATCCTGACCGAATCGGATTTCATCCGCCTGTCCATCGTGCTCATGGACGCCCTGGACAATGTCGAGGCCGACCCGCCGCTTGAATGA
- a CDS encoding protein-L-isoaspartate(D-aspartate) O-methyltransferase: MRIDLRRNRDRMVREQIEARGIHDPAVVRAMRAVPRHLFVEEALIPQAYEDHPLPLGHGQTISQPYVVAWMTALCDIAPDMKVLEIGTGSGYQAAVLAEMGARVYTVERVAALQEAAKTRLAALRYSQVRFKLDDGTLGWPDEAPFDRILVTAAGPIVPEPLVAQLADPGKMLIPVGPSKRGQTLLLVEKQNGRTVSRDMGGVMFVDLVGRHGW; the protein is encoded by the coding sequence GTGCGAATCGATTTGCGGCGGAACAGGGATCGCATGGTCCGGGAACAGATCGAGGCCCGGGGGATTCACGACCCGGCGGTGGTGCGAGCCATGCGGGCCGTTCCCCGGCATCTTTTCGTGGAAGAGGCGCTCATTCCCCAGGCCTACGAGGATCATCCCCTGCCCCTGGGGCACGGCCAGACCATCTCCCAGCCCTATGTGGTGGCCTGGATGACCGCCTTGTGCGACATCGCGCCGGACATGAAGGTGCTGGAGATCGGTACGGGGTCGGGATACCAGGCGGCGGTCCTGGCGGAAATGGGCGCCCGGGTATACACGGTGGAACGGGTGGCGGCGCTCCAGGAGGCGGCCAAGACCAGACTTGCGGCCCTGCGCTATTCCCAGGTCCGCTTCAAGCTCGATGACGGCACCCTGGGCTGGCCCGACGAGGCCCCCTTCGACCGCATCCTGGTCACGGCGGCGGGGCCGATTGTGCCCGAGCCGCTCGTCGCCCAGTTGGCGGACCCGGGGAAGATGCTCATTCCCGTGGGGCCGTCCAAACGCGGCCAGACGCTTCTTTTGGTGGAGAAACAAAACGGCCGGACCGTCTCCCGGGACATGGGAGGGGTGATGTTTGTGGACCTGGTCGGCAGGCACGGCTGGTAA
- a CDS encoding Mrp/NBP35 family ATP-binding protein has translation MPEKNESSCSSCSSASGAEGSCGSRGDAAEAMRDVLITSTLEKIRYKIFVMSGKGGVGKSSVAVNMACALALRGFKVGIMDVDIHGPSVPRMLGLTGNLEVERGCVVPKKFGDNLFVVSMESLLQDPDQAVLWRGPMKTTAIRQFIADVEWGDLDFLVIDSPPGTGDEHMTVLKIIPDALCVVVTTPQEVSLADVRKAVNFLQYAQANILGVVENMSGLVCPHCRQEIELFKKGGGRLLAEKYGIPFLGAVPLDPVTVVAGDMGKPVVMLEEDSPVKQAFTALADAVAEAAQSSLEAHVSMRP, from the coding sequence ATGCCCGAGAAAAACGAATCGTCCTGTTCCTCCTGCTCCTCGGCCTCGGGGGCGGAGGGTTCCTGCGGAAGCCGTGGCGATGCTGCGGAAGCCATGCGCGACGTGCTCATCACCTCCACCCTGGAGAAGATTCGCTACAAGATTTTCGTCATGAGCGGCAAGGGCGGCGTGGGCAAGAGCTCCGTAGCCGTGAACATGGCCTGCGCCCTGGCCCTGCGCGGTTTCAAAGTAGGCATCATGGATGTGGACATCCATGGCCCGAGCGTGCCGCGCATGCTGGGGCTCACGGGCAACCTGGAGGTGGAGCGGGGCTGCGTGGTTCCCAAGAAGTTCGGGGACAATCTGTTCGTGGTCTCCATGGAATCCCTGCTCCAGGATCCGGACCAGGCCGTCTTGTGGCGCGGCCCCATGAAGACCACGGCCATCCGGCAGTTCATCGCCGACGTGGAGTGGGGGGATCTGGATTTCTTGGTGATCGATTCGCCTCCGGGCACGGGCGATGAGCACATGACCGTGCTCAAAATTATCCCCGACGCCCTGTGCGTGGTGGTCACCACGCCCCAGGAGGTCTCCCTGGCCGATGTGCGCAAGGCCGTGAATTTTTTGCAATACGCCCAGGCCAACATCCTTGGCGTGGTGGAAAACATGAGCGGGCTGGTGTGCCCGCATTGCCGCCAGGAAATCGAACTGTTCAAAAAGGGCGGCGGACGGCTTCTGGCCGAGAAATACGGCATCCCCTTTTTGGGGGCCGTGCCGCTTGATCCGGTGACGGTGGTGGCCGGGGACATGGGAAAGCCCGTGGTCATGCTTGAGGAGGATTCCCCTGTGAAGCAGGCGTTTACGGCCTTGGCCGACGCCGTGGCCGAGGCCGCCCAGTCCAGCCTTGAGGCCCATGTGAGCATGCGCCCCTAA
- the pgsA gene encoding CDP-diacylglycerol--glycerol-3-phosphate 3-phosphatidyltransferase, translating to MLNTANTLTMARIGVVPVLVVMLSYPGKIMCLAATLVFIAAAITDVFDGYIARRFNLVTSLGKFLDPLADKLLVGSTLIMLAGQGFIPSWVAVVIICREIAVTGLRAVAADMGVVIAADAFGKLKTVTQAVALCPLILHFPWYGLDPQPFGTAFLYVALVLTVGSGINYFSNFYGVVTNGSK from the coding sequence ATGCTCAATACGGCCAACACCCTGACCATGGCGCGCATCGGCGTGGTGCCGGTTTTGGTGGTCATGCTTTCGTATCCGGGAAAGATCATGTGCCTGGCGGCCACGCTGGTGTTCATCGCGGCGGCCATCACCGATGTCTTTGACGGATACATCGCCCGGCGGTTCAATCTGGTCACCTCCCTGGGGAAATTCCTGGACCCCCTGGCCGACAAACTCCTGGTGGGTTCCACGCTCATCATGCTGGCCGGGCAGGGGTTCATCCCGTCCTGGGTGGCCGTGGTCATCATCTGCCGGGAGATTGCGGTCACGGGGCTGCGCGCCGTGGCGGCGGACATGGGGGTGGTCATCGCCGCCGACGCCTTCGGCAAGCTCAAGACCGTGACCCAGGCCGTGGCCCTGTGCCCGCTGATCCTGCACTTTCCCTGGTACGGCCTGGACCCGCAACCCTTCGGAACGGCCTTTTTATATGTTGCCCTTGTCTTGACCGTGGGTTCGGGTATAAACTATTTTTCAAATTTTTACGGTGTCGTGACCAACGGGTCCAAATGA
- a CDS encoding FtsB family cell division protein has protein sequence MLWRRILLSALVVFNLFLLYNLVWSENGIFAYLDLKSHHALLVKKLETVEEKSLDLSQEIRWLKSDRTFTEKMARSRMNYLKDNEILYQFPKDAAGNTEGPSPNDRKN, from the coding sequence ATGCTCTGGCGAAGAATACTCCTTTCGGCGCTCGTCGTATTCAACCTGTTTTTGCTCTACAATCTGGTGTGGAGCGAGAACGGCATCTTCGCCTATCTCGACCTGAAATCCCACCACGCCCTGCTCGTCAAGAAGCTGGAAACCGTCGAGGAGAAGTCTCTGGATTTGAGCCAGGAGATTCGTTGGCTCAAGTCCGACCGGACCTTCACGGAAAAAATGGCCAGGTCGCGGATGAATTATCTCAAGGACAACGAGATCCTCTACCAGTTCCCCAAGGACGCGGCGGGGAACACGGAGGGACCGTCACCCAATGATCGAAAAAATTGA
- a CDS encoding tetratricopeptide repeat protein encodes MIEKIDLYREVLAIEPNSKAFFPLARALAESGRPDEAMAILETGIGFHPDHLEAKFLLVELYAASDREEDAVRVFSGVQDSLVRYPAVWRLWARHAAFSSRDPIVALSFLAQFFRDPGLTFAGVLEKGLEAMAASPLAAPSPAQPVVEAATPETGSVASSEAAEILEGGTPAPVAEPETAPTPPSAMAAGPANACEPTAEAPAPAAAGLPEEAVPDEEAEMSMPLRGAQEVLELAGALGMAEEDEAPAKEAASLAADMPDAVPAVAQVRTVHIPDMGIRTRTMASLLAAQGDAQGALDIYRELRAHLPSGPERAEVEARIAELSPPGLAAFTQKTVHEPQPVAAPVKPKGKAKLMGLLDALAGRLEARSEA; translated from the coding sequence ATGATCGAAAAAATTGACCTGTATCGGGAAGTGCTGGCCATCGAGCCCAACTCCAAGGCGTTTTTTCCCTTGGCCCGGGCCTTGGCCGAGTCGGGTCGTCCGGACGAGGCCATGGCCATCCTGGAAACAGGGATCGGTTTTCATCCCGACCATCTGGAGGCCAAGTTCCTCCTTGTCGAACTCTATGCCGCAAGCGACCGGGAAGAGGATGCCGTCCGGGTCTTTTCCGGCGTCCAGGACAGCCTGGTCCGCTATCCCGCCGTATGGCGCCTGTGGGCGCGCCACGCCGCGTTTTCCTCCCGCGATCCGATTGTGGCCTTGTCCTTTTTGGCCCAGTTTTTCCGCGATCCGGGACTGACCTTCGCCGGGGTGCTGGAAAAGGGGTTGGAGGCCATGGCCGCCTCCCCCCTGGCCGCGCCCTCTCCGGCACAGCCTGTTGTGGAGGCGGCGACCCCGGAAACCGGGTCGGTTGCGTCTTCCGAAGCGGCGGAGATCCTGGAGGGAGGAACGCCAGCCCCTGTCGCGGAGCCGGAAACGGCCCCGACACCGCCGTCGGCCATGGCCGCCGGTCCTGCAAATGCCTGCGAACCTACGGCGGAGGCTCCTGCCCCGGCCGCAGCCGGACTTCCCGAAGAGGCCGTCCCTGACGAGGAAGCGGAGATGTCCATGCCCCTGCGCGGCGCGCAGGAGGTGCTGGAGCTGGCCGGGGCGCTCGGCATGGCCGAGGAGGACGAGGCGCCCGCAAAAGAGGCTGCGTCCCTGGCCGCCGACATGCCCGACGCAGTACCCGCCGTCGCCCAGGTCCGCACCGTTCACATTCCGGACATGGGCATCCGAACCCGGACCATGGCCTCGCTTCTGGCCGCCCAGGGGGATGCCCAGGGCGCATTGGATATCTATCGCGAATTGCGTGCCCATCTGCCGTCCGGTCCCGAACGGGCCGAGGTCGAGGCCAGGATCGCCGAGTTGTCCCCTCCAGGGCTGGCGGCGTTTACGCAAAAAACCGTCCATGAGCCGCAACCCGTGGCTGCTCCCGTGAAACCCAAGGGGAAGGCCAAGCTCATGGGCCTGCTGGATGCCTTGGCGGGACGCCTTGAGGCCCGTTCCGAGGCCTGA
- the fbp gene encoding class 1 fructose-bisphosphatase, translated as MPQITVTEHLLLHQKESPMATGRFTRLLNELILAAKIISREVRKAGLVDVLGFTGEVNVQGEQVQKLDEYANKVLIHRMQRAGVLCAIASEENADLILIPDTFPKGEYFLIFDPLDGSSNIDANVNVGTIFSIYRAKDSGNGERLSDLLQKGSEQVAAGYFLYGTSTMMVYTTGSGVHGFTMDPSVGEFLLSHPDIRIPETGRVYSVNEAYWHYWDDATREAVAYFKSPDNTRGKPYSLRYIGSLVADFHRNLLYGGIFLYPADVRDPKKPAGKLRLLCEASPLAFVCQQAGGAATDGMGDILDIEPQELHQRVPLFIGSKNDVAKVSEIYAKHRA; from the coding sequence ATGCCCCAGATCACCGTCACCGAACACCTGCTGCTGCATCAGAAGGAATCGCCCATGGCCACAGGGCGGTTTACCCGGCTTCTCAATGAACTCATCCTGGCGGCCAAGATCATTTCCCGGGAGGTGCGCAAGGCCGGGCTGGTGGATGTCCTGGGGTTCACCGGCGAGGTCAACGTGCAGGGCGAGCAGGTGCAAAAACTCGACGAATACGCCAACAAGGTGCTCATCCACCGCATGCAGCGGGCGGGGGTGTTGTGCGCCATCGCCTCCGAGGAGAACGCCGACCTCATCCTGATCCCCGACACCTTCCCCAAGGGTGAATACTTTCTCATTTTCGACCCCCTGGACGGTTCCTCCAACATCGACGCCAACGTCAACGTGGGCACCATCTTCTCCATCTACCGGGCCAAGGATTCCGGCAACGGGGAGCGTCTGAGCGATCTGCTCCAGAAGGGCTCCGAGCAGGTGGCGGCAGGCTATTTCCTCTACGGCACCTCGACCATGATGGTCTACACCACGGGCTCCGGGGTGCACGGATTCACCATGGACCCAAGCGTCGGGGAGTTTTTGCTTTCCCATCCCGACATCCGCATCCCCGAGACCGGCCGGGTTTATTCGGTCAACGAGGCCTATTGGCACTACTGGGACGACGCCACCCGCGAGGCCGTGGCCTATTTCAAGAGCCCGGACAACACCCGGGGAAAGCCCTACAGCCTGCGCTACATCGGCTCCCTGGTGGCGGACTTCCATCGCAACCTGCTATACGGGGGCATCTTCCTGTATCCCGCCGACGTTCGCGATCCCAAAAAACCCGCCGGAAAGCTACGCCTTTTGTGCGAGGCCTCGCCCCTGGCGTTTGTCTGCCAGCAGGCGGGCGGCGCGGCCACGGACGGGATGGGCGACATTCTGGACATCGAGCCCCAGGAACTGCACCAGCGGGTGCCGCTTTTTATCGGCAGCAAAAACGATGTGGCCAAGGTGTCCGAGATTTACGCCAAACATCGCGCATGA
- the tsaD gene encoding tRNA (adenosine(37)-N6)-threonylcarbamoyltransferase complex transferase subunit TsaD: MIVLGIETSCDDTSVALVAEDGPLLEKTALQEDVHSLFGGVVPELASREHQRLLGPLCRALFSQSGVSPGELGAVAVARGPGLLGSLLVGLGLAKGLCLATGAPLIGVNHLHAHLLAAGIGQDIAYPALGLLVSGGHTQIWRMASDLDFTLLGRTLDDAAGEAFDKTAKMLNLPYPGGRYIDLLGQGVSPDHSLYPRPHLDDPGLDFSFSGLKTAVAEHVRKRPGLRMADMPAPGDPFDPGLADPETRVACASLNWAVADTLRIKLTRAARLHGPFASLVVAGGVAANSRVRSMAADLADRLRLALRLPPLALCSDNGVMIAHMGRKLALAGFRHGLDVDAIARGKKIPWDYKILS; encoded by the coding sequence ATGATCGTCCTGGGCATCGAGACCTCCTGCGACGACACCAGCGTAGCCCTGGTCGCCGAGGATGGTCCCCTTCTGGAGAAGACCGCCCTGCAGGAGGACGTGCATTCCCTGTTCGGCGGGGTGGTGCCGGAATTGGCCTCCCGGGAGCATCAACGGCTTCTGGGGCCCCTGTGCCGGGCGCTTTTTTCCCAGTCGGGCGTGTCCCCTGGCGAACTGGGGGCGGTGGCCGTGGCCCGGGGACCGGGGCTTTTGGGCAGCCTGTTGGTGGGGCTGGGGCTGGCCAAGGGCCTGTGCCTGGCCACGGGCGCGCCCCTGATCGGGGTCAATCACCTGCACGCCCACCTTCTGGCCGCCGGGATCGGACAAGACATCGCCTATCCGGCCCTGGGCCTTCTGGTTTCAGGTGGCCACACCCAGATCTGGCGCATGGCCTCGGATCTCGATTTCACCCTGCTGGGCCGCACCCTGGACGACGCAGCGGGCGAGGCCTTCGACAAGACCGCCAAGATGCTCAACCTGCCTTATCCCGGCGGCCGGTACATCGACCTTTTGGGTCAGGGCGTTTCACCCGACCACAGCCTGTATCCCCGTCCCCATCTCGATGACCCCGGGCTGGATTTCAGCTTCAGCGGCTTGAAAACCGCCGTGGCCGAGCATGTGCGAAAAAGGCCAGGCCTGCGGATGGCCGACATGCCAGCCCCCGGCGATCCCTTCGACCCCGGTCTGGCCGATCCCGAAACCCGGGTGGCCTGCGCCTCCCTCAACTGGGCCGTGGCCGACACCCTGCGCATCAAGCTGACCCGGGCCGCCCGGCTGCATGGGCCGTTCGCCTCACTGGTGGTCGCCGGAGGGGTGGCCGCCAATTCCCGCGTACGGAGCATGGCCGCCGATCTGGCCGACCGCCTGCGATTGGCGTTGCGTCTGCCGCCCCTGGCCCTGTGTTCCGACAATGGCGTCATGATCGCCCATATGGGCCGAAAATTGGCCCTGGCCGGATTCAGGCATGGACTGGATGTGGATGCGATTGCTCGTGGGAAAAAAATCCCATGGGATTACAAGATATTGTCGTAA
- the trxA gene encoding thioredoxin codes for MAIQLSDGAFEAEVLQCDLPVLVDFWAPWCGPCRAMGPVIDELTNEYAGQVKVAKMNVDENPSTPSKYGIRAIPTLILFKGGEVVEQITGAVSKSSIKEMLSQKAL; via the coding sequence ATGGCCATACAACTCAGTGACGGCGCATTCGAGGCCGAGGTGTTGCAGTGCGACCTGCCGGTTCTGGTGGATTTCTGGGCGCCCTGGTGTGGCCCGTGCCGCGCCATGGGGCCGGTCATCGACGAGCTGACCAACGAATACGCCGGACAGGTCAAGGTGGCCAAAATGAACGTGGATGAGAACCCCAGCACGCCGAGCAAGTACGGCATCCGGGCCATCCCCACCCTGATCCTGTTCAAGGGCGGCGAGGTGGTGGAGCAGATCACCGGCGCCGTGTCCAAAAGCAGCATCAAGGAAATGCTCAGCCAAAAGGCCTTGTAA
- a CDS encoding NAD(P)/FAD-dependent oxidoreductase, whose protein sequence is MKRFDAVVIGGGPAGMTAALYLLRSQASVAVVEKLSPGGQMLMTHMIENYPGFPDGIEGWKLADAMAAHVDKYPHVKIADEVMAMEPVPGGHRIRVGGEWIEASVVVLCVGARYKRVGIPGEKELLGKGVSYCALCDGNFFRNQVVAVIGGGNAALEESLYLSRLVKKLYLIHRRDDFRGQKCFQDKCEVTPVIEILRSSVVTEIQGTDKVTGILVENKKTGHASAIPVDGVFVFVGFEPQGDFYPAGLERDPAGFVVTDACMRTNIPGLYAAGDIRSKECRQVATAVGEGAAAAHAALAYLESLGRS, encoded by the coding sequence ATGAAGCGTTTTGACGCCGTGGTCATTGGGGGCGGTCCCGCCGGAATGACGGCCGCCCTTTATCTTTTGCGGTCCCAGGCCTCGGTCGCTGTCGTGGAGAAGCTGTCTCCCGGCGGGCAGATGCTCATGACGCATATGATCGAGAACTACCCCGGCTTTCCCGACGGCATTGAAGGATGGAAGCTGGCCGACGCCATGGCCGCCCATGTGGACAAGTATCCCCACGTAAAGATTGCCGACGAGGTCATGGCCATGGAGCCGGTTCCCGGCGGACACCGCATCCGGGTCGGCGGGGAATGGATCGAGGCCTCCGTGGTGGTTTTGTGCGTCGGGGCCCGCTACAAGCGGGTGGGCATCCCGGGGGAGAAGGAACTTTTAGGCAAGGGCGTTTCCTATTGCGCCCTGTGCGACGGGAATTTCTTCCGCAATCAGGTGGTGGCGGTCATCGGCGGGGGAAATGCCGCCCTGGAAGAATCCCTGTACCTGAGCCGCCTGGTCAAAAAGCTCTACCTCATCCATCGCCGCGACGATTTCCGGGGGCAGAAATGCTTCCAGGACAAGTGCGAGGTGACTCCGGTCATCGAGATCCTGCGTTCGAGCGTGGTCACGGAAATCCAGGGAACGGACAAGGTCACCGGCATTCTGGTGGAAAACAAAAAGACCGGCCATGCGAGCGCCATTCCCGTGGACGGAGTGTTCGTCTTCGTGGGGTTCGAGCCCCAGGGCGATTTTTACCCGGCCGGGCTCGAACGCGACCCGGCGGGCTTCGTGGTCACCGACGCCTGCATGCGCACCAACATCCCGGGCCTGTACGCCGCTGGCGACATCCGTTCCAAAGAGTGCCGCCAGGTGGCCACCGCCGTGGGCGAGGGCGCTGCTGCGGCCCACGCCGCCCTGGCCTATCTGGAATCCCTCGGCCGCTCCTAA